The proteins below are encoded in one region of Segatella copri:
- a CDS encoding DUF1015 domain-containing protein has product MAIVKPFKGVRPPKNLVEQIESRPYDVLNSEEARAEAGDNEKSLYHIIKPEINFEPGTSEYDPRVYESAAENFRKFQENGWLKQDDKEQYYIYAQTMTGKTQYGLVVGAYVNDYMTGVIKKHELTRRDKEEDRMKHVRVCNANIEPVFFAYPDNEVLNELLMRYAATTPEYDFIAPIDGFRHQFWVVSDDQDIATITAEFAKMPSLYIADGHHRSAAAALVGAEKAKQNPNHTGKEEYNYFMAVCFQASQLTILDYNRVVKDLNGLTSDQFLDALTKNFEVIDIDAINVNVSGDEEGIPCYEKMAIDDAISQFGLDILKPAALHSFLLYLDGKWYGLFAKPGTYDDADPIGVLDVDISSRLILDEILGIKDLRSDKRIDFVGGLRGLGELKRRVDSGEMKMALALHPVSMQQIMDIADSGKIMPPKATWFEPKLRSGLIIHKLD; this is encoded by the coding sequence ATGGCAATAGTAAAACCTTTTAAGGGAGTAAGACCTCCTAAAAATCTCGTTGAGCAAATTGAGTCTCGTCCTTACGATGTTCTCAATTCTGAGGAAGCACGTGCCGAGGCAGGCGATAACGAGAAGAGCCTTTATCATATTATTAAACCTGAAATCAATTTCGAACCTGGTACTTCTGAGTACGATCCTCGCGTTTATGAAAGCGCTGCAGAGAACTTCAGAAAGTTCCAGGAGAATGGCTGGTTAAAACAGGATGATAAGGAACAGTATTATATCTATGCACAGACTATGACTGGCAAGACTCAGTATGGTCTTGTTGTAGGTGCGTATGTAAACGACTATATGACGGGTGTCATCAAGAAACATGAGCTGACACGCCGCGATAAGGAAGAAGACCGTATGAAGCATGTGCGTGTATGCAATGCCAATATCGAACCAGTATTCTTCGCTTATCCTGATAATGAGGTGCTTAACGAACTTCTGATGCGTTATGCTGCAACAACACCGGAATATGATTTCATTGCTCCAATTGATGGTTTCCGTCATCAGTTCTGGGTTGTAAGCGATGATCAGGATATTGCCACAATTACAGCGGAATTTGCCAAGATGCCTAGCCTTTATATTGCTGACGGTCATCACCGTTCTGCAGCAGCAGCTCTGGTAGGTGCAGAAAAAGCTAAGCAGAATCCTAATCATACAGGTAAGGAGGAATATAACTACTTTATGGCAGTTTGTTTCCAGGCAAGTCAGCTTACCATTCTCGATTATAACCGAGTTGTGAAGGATTTGAACGGTCTGACTTCTGATCAGTTCCTCGATGCTTTGACAAAGAATTTCGAGGTGATAGATATTGATGCAATCAATGTGAATGTATCTGGTGATGAAGAGGGCATTCCTTGCTATGAAAAGATGGCTATTGATGATGCTATCAGCCAGTTTGGCTTGGATATTCTGAAACCAGCAGCTCTCCATTCTTTCCTCCTGTATTTGGATGGTAAATGGTACGGTTTGTTTGCCAAGCCGGGAACCTATGATGATGCTGATCCAATCGGCGTGCTTGATGTGGATATTTCATCTCGCCTGATTCTTGATGAAATTCTGGGTATCAAGGATTTGCGTTCTGATAAGCGCATCGATTTTGTGGGCGGTCTTCGCGGTCTCGGTGAGTTGAAACGTCGTGTGGATAGCGGCGAGATGAAGATGGCACTTGCTTTGCATCCGGTTTCTATGCAGCAGATTATGGACATCGCTGATAGTGGTAAGATTATGCCACCTAAGGCAACTTGGTTTGAACCTAAGTTGCGTAGCGGTTTGATTATTCACAAGTTGGATTAA
- a CDS encoding NAD(P)-dependent oxidoreductase, translating to MKVLVATEKPFAAAAVEGIKKEIEGAGNELVLLEKYTEKAQLLDAVKDVDAMIIRSDKADAEVLDAAKNLKIIVRAGAGYDNIDLAAATALNVVAENTPGQNSNAVAELVFGLLVFTVRNFYNGKAGSELKGKKLGILAFGNVGRNVARIAKGFGMEVAAYDAFCPADVIEAAGVYAVKSQDELFQTCDIVSLHIPATPETIKSIDYKTVNQLPKGGILINTARKEVINEPELLKLLAEREDLKFITDIKPDADADFAKFEGRYFSTPKKMGAQTAEANINAGIAAAKQINAFFKDGCTKFQVNK from the coding sequence ATGAAAGTATTAGTTGCAACAGAAAAGCCATTCGCAGCGGCTGCTGTGGAAGGCATTAAGAAAGAAATAGAGGGAGCAGGCAACGAATTGGTGCTGCTCGAAAAATATACAGAGAAGGCTCAGCTTCTCGATGCAGTGAAGGATGTGGACGCGATGATTATCCGCTCTGACAAGGCTGATGCCGAGGTGCTCGATGCAGCAAAGAACCTGAAGATTATCGTTCGTGCCGGTGCAGGTTATGATAACATCGACCTTGCTGCTGCTACTGCTCTTAATGTAGTGGCTGAGAATACTCCTGGTCAGAACTCTAATGCAGTAGCTGAATTGGTATTCGGCTTGTTGGTCTTTACTGTACGTAATTTCTACAACGGCAAGGCTGGCAGTGAGTTGAAGGGTAAGAAACTGGGTATTCTTGCTTTCGGTAATGTTGGTCGAAATGTGGCTCGCATCGCCAAGGGATTTGGCATGGAAGTAGCTGCTTACGATGCATTCTGCCCAGCTGATGTTATCGAGGCTGCCGGTGTGTATGCTGTAAAGTCACAGGATGAGTTGTTCCAGACTTGTGACATCGTTTCTCTTCATATCCCTGCTACTCCAGAGACTATCAAGAGCATTGATTACAAGACTGTAAACCAGTTGCCTAAGGGTGGCATCCTCATCAATACAGCGCGTAAGGAGGTTATCAATGAGCCTGAGCTCCTGAAACTTCTTGCTGAGCGTGAGGACTTGAAGTTCATCACTGATATCAAGCCTGATGCTGATGCAGACTTTGCCAAGTTCGAGGGTCGATACTTCTCAACTCCTAAGAAGATGGGTGCACAGACTGCAGAAGCAAATATCAATGCCGGTATTGCTGCAGCTAAGCAGATTAATGCGTTCTTTAAGGATGGATGCACTAAGTTCCAGGTAAATAAGTAA
- the serC gene encoding 3-phosphoserine/phosphohydroxythreonine transaminase has translation MKKYNFNAGPSMLPREVIESTAKQILDFNGSGLSLMEISHRAKDFQPVVDEAVSLFKELLDIPEGYSVIFLGGGASLQFMQIPANFLIKKAAYINSGTWAKKAMKEAKHFGEVVEIASSSDANFTFYPQVPNTVPADCDYLHLTSNNTIYGTELRVDPDVNVPLISDMSSDIMSRPVDVSKYTAIYAGAQKNLSMAGVTVIIVKDDMLGKAPRELPTMLDYRTHVEKGSMFNTPPVVPIYTLMENLRWLKANGGVEAADKRAHERAEVLYAEIDRNKLFKGTVEEASRSLMNICFVMNDEYKELEKPFLDFATERGMVGIKGHRSVGGFRASCYNAQTMEGVQALVKAMQDFEAQH, from the coding sequence ATGAAGAAGTACAATTTTAACGCAGGTCCATCAATGCTTCCACGCGAAGTGATTGAGAGCACAGCAAAGCAGATTTTGGATTTTAATGGTTCAGGTCTTTCATTGATGGAAATCAGCCACCGTGCTAAGGATTTCCAGCCAGTAGTTGATGAGGCAGTCTCCTTATTCAAGGAGCTTCTTGACATTCCTGAGGGTTATTCCGTAATCTTCCTTGGTGGTGGTGCGTCATTGCAGTTTATGCAGATTCCAGCAAACTTCCTCATCAAGAAGGCTGCCTACATTAATTCTGGCACTTGGGCTAAGAAGGCAATGAAAGAGGCAAAGCATTTTGGTGAGGTCGTGGAGATCGCATCATCGTCCGACGCCAATTTCACTTTCTATCCACAGGTTCCTAACACTGTACCAGCCGATTGTGATTACTTGCATTTGACAAGCAACAATACAATATATGGTACCGAACTCCGTGTAGATCCAGACGTAAACGTACCATTGATTTCTGATATGTCTTCAGATATCATGAGCCGTCCAGTAGATGTTTCTAAGTATACTGCCATCTATGCAGGTGCTCAGAAGAATCTTTCTATGGCAGGTGTTACCGTTATCATCGTAAAGGATGATATGCTCGGCAAGGCTCCTCGCGAGCTTCCTACAATGCTCGATTATCGTACTCACGTTGAGAAGGGCAGTATGTTCAATACTCCTCCTGTTGTTCCTATCTATACCTTGATGGAGAATCTCCGCTGGTTGAAGGCTAATGGTGGTGTTGAGGCTGCTGACAAGCGAGCTCACGAACGTGCTGAAGTTCTTTATGCTGAAATCGACCGCAACAAACTCTTCAAGGGTACTGTTGAAGAAGCATCCCGTTCTTTGATGAACATCTGCTTCGTGATGAACGATGAGTACAAGGAGTTGGAGAAGCCATTCCTCGACTTCGCTACAGAGCGTGGCATGGTAGGTATCAAGGGTCACCGCTCAGTGGGTGGTTTCCGTGCCAGTTGCTACAATGCACAGACTATGGAGGGTGTTCAGGCACTCGTCAAGGCCATGCAGGATTTTGAAGCACAACATTAA
- a CDS encoding DEAD/DEAH box helicase translates to MIDRILDKLGIELNDMQQDSMQAILHGNKDVVILSPTGSGKTLAYLLPLTQLIDATDDEAQAVVVTPGRELALQSANVLKNMGSGLRAMACYGGRATMDEHRVMKQVRPQIVFGTPGRLNDHLDKGNLSPYHIKYLIIDEFDKCLEMGFQDEMSRLIKSLPGLRRHFLLSATEAEEIPHFVHMGRVEKIDYRVDEDQVPDRVHIYKVVSPVKDKLESLSLLLRSLGDQSTIVFLNYRDSVERTNKYLVEQGFSTSFFHGGLEQKEREASLYRFSNGSANILVSTDLASRGLDIPDIDNIIHYHMPESEDGYIHRVGRTARWEAQGKAFFLLGPEEHIPEYVDAEIEDYEMPAADQLPAPAKPKMATIYIGKGKKDKISKGDILGFLCKKGGLQSAEIGKIDVNDRYAYAAISRTKLRSVLNNVKGEKIKGVKTIVEEVR, encoded by the coding sequence ATGATAGACAGAATTTTAGATAAACTGGGCATTGAGCTCAATGATATGCAGCAGGATTCCATGCAGGCAATCTTGCACGGGAACAAGGATGTGGTGATACTTTCGCCAACAGGTAGTGGCAAGACACTGGCTTATCTTTTGCCTCTTACCCAACTTATAGATGCTACTGATGACGAGGCACAGGCGGTGGTGGTAACTCCTGGTCGGGAACTCGCTTTGCAGTCGGCTAACGTATTGAAGAATATGGGCAGCGGTTTGCGTGCGATGGCTTGCTATGGTGGTCGTGCTACGATGGATGAGCATCGCGTGATGAAACAGGTTCGTCCTCAGATTGTATTTGGAACTCCAGGTCGCCTCAATGATCATCTGGATAAGGGAAATCTTTCTCCATATCACATCAAATACCTGATTATTGATGAGTTTGACAAGTGTCTGGAGATGGGTTTCCAGGACGAAATGAGCCGACTGATCAAGTCTTTGCCTGGCTTGCGTCGACATTTCCTGCTTTCTGCTACCGAGGCAGAGGAGATTCCTCATTTCGTACACATGGGTAGGGTAGAAAAGATAGATTACCGTGTGGATGAAGATCAGGTTCCTGACCGTGTACATATATATAAGGTGGTTAGTCCGGTAAAAGATAAATTAGAGAGTCTGTCACTTTTGCTACGCAGTTTAGGCGATCAGAGTACCATTGTATTCCTCAATTATCGCGACAGTGTGGAGCGCACCAATAAATATCTGGTGGAGCAGGGATTTTCAACCTCTTTTTTCCATGGTGGATTGGAACAGAAGGAACGTGAGGCTTCTCTCTATCGTTTTAGCAACGGAAGTGCCAATATCCTGGTGAGTACGGATCTGGCTTCGCGCGGACTTGATATTCCAGATATAGATAATATCATCCATTATCACATGCCGGAGAGCGAAGATGGTTATATTCATCGTGTAGGACGTACGGCAAGATGGGAAGCCCAGGGAAAGGCTTTCTTCCTGTTAGGTCCTGAAGAGCATATTCCGGAATATGTGGATGCTGAAATTGAGGATTACGAGATGCCTGCTGCTGATCAGCTTCCTGCGCCAGCCAAACCTAAGATGGCTACTATATATATAGGTAAAGGCAAGAAGGATAAAATCAGCAAGGGTGACATTTTAGGCTTCCTTTGCAAGAAGGGTGGGCTGCAGTCGGCTGAAATCGGAAAGATTGATGTTAATGACCGTTATGCTTATGCTGCCATTTCCCGAACGAAGTTGCGCAGCGTACTGAATAATGTAAAGGGCGAAAAGATAAAAGGCGTCAAAACGATAGTGGAAGAGGTAAGGTAG
- a CDS encoding M48 family metallopeptidase: protein MKIQIYRNLWVLQIAFLLLAPLGLQAQKKEISAAKDLVKAGKDLAKAESSMRKLLTDSANRNNKKIWNILFDAVKKQYEQGNEKLYLKQAYDTAQLFNATRQLFVIAQGLDSVEMIPNKKGKCEFDFRKSHSEYLNRIRPNLYNGGTWFIRKQKYKEAYQFFDQYIECSTAPMFQSYKYAQKDKYLSSAAYWAVYAGYKMKDTKATLHHSYEALKDTAHYNYMLQYLAETYKLEKDTPRYLSTLKEGFERDPKFPFFFPRLVEYYSQENQLDSALAVADKALAIAPDNDIYLFTKGTVLLNMGDFKQCIEVSKKALAVNDSLAGAYYNIGLAYFNQAVEMDKNSQQSRKTHQEIDGLYKSAMPYLQKYRTMAPDMQEQWALPLYTIYLNLNMGKEFDEIDKLLNQKKK, encoded by the coding sequence ATGAAAATACAGATATACAGAAACTTATGGGTTTTACAGATAGCTTTTCTTCTGTTGGCGCCATTAGGGTTGCAGGCACAGAAGAAGGAGATTTCTGCAGCCAAAGATCTGGTAAAGGCTGGCAAGGATTTGGCGAAGGCCGAATCCAGTATGCGCAAACTCCTGACGGATTCTGCCAACCGGAATAACAAGAAAATTTGGAATATTCTCTTTGATGCTGTGAAGAAGCAGTATGAACAGGGTAATGAGAAACTCTACCTCAAACAGGCGTATGATACAGCCCAGCTCTTCAATGCAACCCGACAGCTCTTCGTTATAGCCCAAGGACTTGATTCCGTTGAGATGATTCCTAACAAAAAAGGAAAATGTGAGTTTGATTTCCGCAAGTCTCATTCTGAATATTTGAACAGGATACGTCCGAATCTCTATAACGGAGGAACCTGGTTTATCAGGAAACAGAAATACAAGGAGGCTTATCAGTTCTTTGACCAGTACATAGAGTGCAGTACTGCACCGATGTTCCAATCTTATAAGTATGCCCAGAAAGACAAATATCTTTCTTCGGCAGCTTATTGGGCTGTATATGCCGGATATAAGATGAAAGATACCAAAGCTACGCTTCATCATTCTTATGAGGCGCTGAAAGATACGGCTCATTATAACTATATGTTACAGTATCTGGCTGAGACTTACAAACTGGAGAAGGATACACCGCGCTATCTCTCTACCTTGAAGGAAGGTTTTGAACGGGATCCGAAATTCCCGTTCTTCTTCCCGCGTCTGGTAGAGTATTATTCGCAGGAAAACCAACTCGATTCTGCACTCGCCGTAGCAGATAAGGCGCTGGCGATAGCTCCCGACAATGATATCTATCTCTTTACCAAGGGAACCGTTCTCCTGAATATGGGTGATTTCAAGCAATGCATCGAAGTGAGCAAAAAGGCACTTGCCGTGAACGATTCTTTGGCTGGTGCTTATTATAATATAGGTTTGGCTTATTTCAATCAGGCTGTTGAAATGGATAAGAATTCGCAGCAATCTCGCAAAACTCATCAGGAGATAGACGGACTTTACAAGAGTGCGATGCCTTATCTGCAGAAGTACAGAACGATGGCGCCTGATATGCAGGAGCAGTGGGCTTTGCCGCTATATACCATCTATCTGAACCTGAACATGGGTAAGGAGTTTGATGAGATAGACAAACTGCTCAATCAGAAAAAGAAATAA
- a CDS encoding DUF6057 family protein, which yields MKNKRSSTAKMQIACAIIFITFTYVYLAFYQADVLAVAQHVFSGGLTNYSYTLAPLLITLVLYLLQVGVYAVTRVKRRFHGLTYFPSFLILTMITDIPVDIDRYHSLGAWWIILPLCLILWGGLIWIARQLEPIETEPHSNGWFSRYMWVNLLQMLVMILLVNFVASNDRLFHERMRMEHLMKEKQYEKALEVGEKSLKTDSSLTMLRIACLNETGELGSRLFTYPLVGGSKAMMPDSVTVKAMMWKAPKWMQKPSAWMVKHHLKYRLPVDYQLCALLLDKQLDKFVAEVQKHYKVTSGKLPVHYKEALVLYTHRRSNPSIVYHDNVMDTDFEDFQQMDHKYANETEKQNALRDTYGNTYWYYYEYGNK from the coding sequence ATGAAAAATAAAAGGAGTAGTACTGCGAAGATGCAAATCGCCTGTGCTATCATCTTTATCACATTTACCTACGTCTACCTGGCATTTTACCAGGCAGACGTACTGGCAGTGGCTCAGCATGTTTTCTCAGGCGGTTTGACCAACTACAGTTACACGCTGGCTCCACTGCTTATCACGCTCGTACTCTATCTGCTGCAAGTGGGAGTGTACGCAGTAACCCGTGTGAAACGCCGTTTCCACGGGCTTACTTATTTCCCTTCGTTCCTCATCCTGACGATGATTACCGATATCCCCGTTGATATCGACCGTTATCATTCGCTGGGGGCGTGGTGGATTATCTTGCCACTCTGTCTGATTCTATGGGGCGGATTGATATGGATAGCCCGCCAGTTGGAGCCGATAGAAACAGAGCCTCACAGCAACGGCTGGTTCTCCCGCTATATGTGGGTGAATCTGCTCCAGATGCTGGTGATGATATTGCTTGTCAACTTTGTTGCTAGCAATGATCGGCTGTTTCATGAACGTATGCGCATGGAACATCTGATGAAAGAAAAACAGTATGAAAAAGCTTTGGAAGTAGGTGAAAAATCTCTGAAAACAGATTCTTCGCTGACAATGCTCCGTATAGCCTGTCTCAACGAAACAGGCGAGCTGGGCAGCCGTCTCTTTACTTATCCGCTGGTAGGTGGAAGTAAGGCGATGATGCCGGATAGCGTAACCGTGAAGGCTATGATGTGGAAGGCGCCAAAATGGATGCAGAAACCTTCGGCATGGATGGTTAAACATCATCTCAAGTATCGTCTGCCTGTTGACTATCAGCTTTGTGCACTCTTGCTGGACAAGCAACTAGACAAGTTCGTAGCAGAGGTGCAGAAACATTACAAAGTAACTTCGGGCAAACTGCCTGTTCATTATAAGGAAGCGTTGGTTCTTTATACGCATCGCCGCAGTAATCCAAGTATCGTTTATCACGATAATGTGATGGATACAGACTTTGAGGATTTCCAGCAGATGGATCACAAATATGCTAATGAGACTGAAAAGCAGAATGCTCTTCGGGATACTTATGGAAATACCTACTGGTATTATTATGAGTATGGAAACAAATGA